From the Chryseobacterium sp. G0201 genome, the window CACAATACATTAGAGTTTACACCAATTCTGTACGATATATTGCATCCAATAAGAACAAAATTCAGTTGGCATTATTCGTAAATCCTTCTATTGTTTTTAATTCTGAAAATAAATTTTTAAAGCGTTGGAATTTCAATATTTCCTTAAATTCTCAAAACTCGTTCTACAAAAAAGATAAGGTCTTGGTAATAAATCCTTTTGAAAAAAATGCTGACCAAATTCTTAAAAATCAAAATATATTAGCTTCGGTTCAGTTCAGTCCGACAGAAAAATCGGGATGGAATGGTAACTACCGTTTTATTTCCAACGACAACCTCATCAATGCTAATTTCAGTAATGAAGAAAGGGAGCAAATTTCTCATTTCTTAAATGTTGGATATTGGTTTAATAAAGAATTCAGGGTAGATTGGGAAAACTCCGTTCATGATATTCAAAACTCTTCCCAGCTTTTTGCTACGAGAGATTATCGTTTGAATAATTTTGAGACTAAACCAAAAGCAACCTATAAATTTACGGATGCCATTCAGGCTGAATTATCGTCTGCTTTCCGTCAAAAACAAAGAATGGATGGTGAGGAATTATTAAAGGCCTTTGACATCACAGGAACGATACAGTGGGATCGCAAGAAAACTTCCATCAGAGGGAATTTCTCTTTCATTAACAATAATTTTAATGGAAATAACTTCAGTATCGTTGGAAACCAAATGTTGGATGGTTTAAAACCAGGAAAAAACCAAGTTTGGAGTGTTTTCATTCAACAGGCGATCAATTCTTTCTTACAACTAAACTTAAATTACGAGGGAAGAAATTCCGGAGACAGAACGATACACATCGGGAGTATGCAGGTGAAAGCGAGTTTCTAATTTAATCTTAAAACTTCAACCCTTACATTTCAAAAACAAAAAACCCGACTTAAAAGCCGGGTCATAATTTTAATTCTATTTGGTTTTATCTTTTTATAACTTTTATGGATTGTGATTCTTTTTCAGAATTAACTTTCAAGATATAAGTTCCAGCAGGTACTTTTCTCATATCTATTAATGCTTTATCTGAATTTACATTTTCAACAATCACTCTTTGTCCTATCGTATTATATACTTCTACATTTTTGATTTTATTCACATCATTAATAGAGATAAAATCAACCACAGGGTTTGGATAATAATTAAGTTTCTTCTTAGCAACATCCTGTACCGCTAAAACAGTTGTAGTAAACTCATAGCCACCAAGATCCGGTGTTGTTGCACTTCTGGCATTTCCATCAGCATCCACTGTCACTTCTGCAACCGGTGTTGCTTTATTATCAAGAGTAGAATTACCCGCTGATGCTAAATGAAAATCTGTAGCAGAAACAAATGCAGGAAGAATATTGAGAGAATTTACGTTGCCTCCAAAACCTGTTTGTATATCTGATAAAGCAGCTCTTGCAGAACCTATAAACCCAAGATTTGCTCCCGATGAATAATAATCATTATAATTAATATTGGAGAAAACTGTGTTTGCAGCACCAGAATAAAGCACATATCTGTCGCCAGCCTGTGTTTGGCTGTTTACAAAAATATTATTTCTTAAATCTATTGCTCCCGCAGTAGTAACAGTTGACAAAGCATTGAATGCTGAAGGTCTTCCTGCCACTGTCTGGCTCGCATCCATTACAACAGTATTGTAATATATTTTATATCCGCCGCCTGTGCCGACTACAATTCCGTTACCGTTATCATTTACTCCGCCACCTGCAGCGTATCCGTATCCTGATACACCATTTACAATATTATTTGATATCAAAGTATTTGCAGCAGGATTTGTAGAAGCTACATAAATACCTTGAGAGCCGTAGCCATTGATATTCGTATTTTTAATGGTACTTACTTTATTTTTATCTATAATTACTCCATTCGTAGCTGTACCCGCTACATAAATTCCGGTAAAGATAGTACCCGTTCCGCTTGACGTAAAATTGTTAATATTATTACTTCTTATGATAACATTAGCAGCTGCTGATGCCCCCGTATTTCCGGATGTAACCGTAATTCCTGTTGCTCCTCCTGCGCCGGTACCGGTATATCCAAGATTCGTAATTGTATTTGAAGTTATTGATGAATTCACCGTTCCAGTCGCAAACCAAACTCCTCTTTTAATTTCGGCATTTGCGGTTTCAAAATTCCCAATCGTATTATTGGTAACTGTTGCTCCGTCTAATCCTTGTAAATATATCCCCACCAATCGGTTAGCATCTGCTCCGGTCGCAGTAAAATCATTACCTGTAACCAATGTATTTGCTCCGTTACCAGCAGCTATCGCCGTAAACAGATACATTCCTATATAAGATTTTTTTACGGAGTTATTTTGAAGAGTAACATTATTAAAATATCCTCCCGTAGGCGTTGTATTTCCGTCATACATGATAAAAGCTGAAGAAGTATTAATACCATTAACGATATTTAAATTCTTAACAACAATATTTGTATTTGCTGCCGCCGCAGAGGTAGCTATAAAGTTAATAACCTGCGGTGCTGTTGTAGCTGTATTGGTAAATGTAAGATCACGCGTTGTTCCTGCGGGTGTATTACTTCCGTCTAATGTAATATTACTTCCCAGAATTCTTACGAGCGTTGAGCTTGCTAAATTTCCTGAAATAGTTGGAGTTGCTCCGGTTGCGGGTTTTATAGCAACAGAAGTGTAATTTGTTGTTCCTCCACTTGCATTTAAAACAGCCACCGCTGTTTCTGTAGTATTTGCTGTAATACTTATATTAATAGCTCCCTGATGTGTTCCTGCATTAATTGCGTCAAATGCATCTTTTAATGTAGTATAGGTTCCCGTTGTTGTGCCTGAAGTAGCAGCCAAACTTACTTGTGCATTTAAGTTCACTGCAGCAGCACTTACAGCAATAAAAAATAGAATTTTTTTCATGGTATCGTTATTTGGATTTGATTATAAATATATGTAAAATATTCAATAAAAATTTAAAATAAATTAATTTAACACAAATAATTTAATATCAAACTAAATAAAAACCAATTAATTAAGTGTTTTTAACATCAATTCAAATCCCAATATATGCATGATAAAACTTACTTTTTTTAATGTTTTATAATTTCGTAAATTTGCACCATGATAAAGATAGGCAACATAGAACTGCCGGAATTTCCGCTTTTGTTAGCGCCCATGGAAGATGTAAGTGATCCTCCATACAGACGCTTGTGTAAGATGCATGGTGCAGACTTAATGTATTCAGAATTTATTTCTTCTGAAGGGTTAATTCGTGACGCTATGAAAAGCCGAAAAAAATTAGATATTTTCGATTATGAAAGACCTGTCGGCATTCAGATCTTTGGTGGAGACGAAGAAGCAATGGCAATGTCTGCAAGAATTGTAGAAACCGTAAATCCTGATCTTGTAGATATTAATTTCGGATGTCCCGTAAAAAAAGTAGTATGTAAAGGTGCCGGTGCAGGAGTTTTAAAAGACATCGACTTAATGGTACGCCTTACAAAAGCTGTTGTAAGCTCTACCCACCTGCCTGTAACCGTGAAAACACGTTTGGGATGGGACAGTCATACGATTAATATTGATGAAGTAGCAGAACGTCTGCAGGATACAGGGATTAAAGCGTTAACGATACACGCAAGAACGCGTGCTCAAATGTATAAAGGTGAAGCTGACTGGGATCACATTTCAAGAATTAAGCAAAACCCAAATATTGAGATTCCAATTTTTGGAAATGGTGATATTGATTCTCCTGAAAAAGCTTTAGCATACAAGCAAAAATATGCCTGCGACGGAATTATGATAGGTCGTGCAGCTATTGGCTATCCTTGGATTTTTAATGAAATAAAACATTTCTTTAAAACTGGAGAACACTTGCCGGAACCTACAATTTTCGACAGATTATTAGCCGTTCGTCAACATGCAGAATGGAGCGCAGAGTGGAAAGGAGAAAAATTGGGACTTATCGAAATGAGACAGCATTACAGCAATTATTTCCGTGGAATTCCTCATTTTAAAGATTTCAGAAGAAAATTCTTAGAAGTATATACTTTAGAAGAAATGGATGAAGTGATTAAAGAAACTCAAGCCTTTTATGAAGAATATCAAACTCAATTATAAACAAAAAAGACCATCAATATATGATGGTCTTCTTTTATTATTTAAAATTAAATATTTTAATATCCTTCTGAAGAAGACTGATTTTTAATTAATCCTAATGCTGAAGAAGTTCCTATTCTTTTCACTCCCATGTTGATCATTTTCTCGGCATCTTCAGGAGTTCTTACACCTCCCGCTGCTTTCACAAGAAGTTTTCCGGCATTATCAAGCATAATTTTTACACCTTCAAATGTTGCTCCGTTAGGCTTTCCACCGGTAGTTTCATAAAAGCCTGTAGAAGATTTCACGAAAATATTCGAAAGATCATTTTCAGAGAAATTTTCTTCTGCCCAATTGGACATTTTTTTAGTAAGATCAGCAATCTGCTCATCAGTTAAAGCCGCGATCTCAATGATCCATTTTGCAACCTTCTGATTTTCAATACACAATTGTGTACATTTTACAAATTCTTCTTTTACCAGTTCAAAATCTCCACTTAGATAGGCATTATAATTAATAACAAAATCTAATTCGTCTGCTCCGTGTTGTATTGCTTTTGAGGCTTCTGCAAGTTTTTCATCAACAGAATAAGTTCCTTCATGAAAACCAATCACAGTTCCTACAATAACATCTGAATTCCTTTCCTGAATATACTTCTTGATCTCGGACACATAATCCGGACGGATCATTACTGCAAAGATGCCATTATCAATAGCTTCTTGAGCGAGATCTTTGTCTTTCTGTAAAGTTTCTTCGTTTGAAATACCCGATTGCGCAGGAGTTTTCAAATATGTTGAATCCAAATATTGAGCAATATTCATAATCTGTTATACTTTCAATTGTCTGTAAATACCTTGCTCCAAAGATATGAAAGTTTCTGTTCTTGTCACTCCTTTTAGCTTCTGAAGTTTACTAAGAATCATCATCAAATGATCATTATCCTTACAAAGTACTTTTAGGAAAATTGTATAATTTCCTGTGGTGTAATGCGCTTCTACTACTTCATTGATTTCTTTTAAAGCTTTTACAACTTCAGGATAATGACTTGGCTGATCTAAAAATACACCGATATAAGAAATTACTTTATACCCGATCTTTTTAGGATTCAGAAAAGAGATTGAATTCTCAATAACTCCTGCATGCTCCAGCTTTTTAATTCTCTGGTGTACAGCAGTTGTTGAAATTCCTACATTTTTTGAAATGTGAGCTAAAGAAGTCTTAGCATTATCCATCAACATGTAGATGATCTCCTTGTCGATTGAATCTAAATGGTAGTTTGCGTTTGTTGAATTTTTCATTTTTTCTACTTTTTTTAATTATTTATGTTTTTACATTGTGTTATAAATCTCTAAATTTTACAAAAACCGGAAAATGATCGCTATACCCACCCAAATACCGTGTACCGGCATAAGTTCGGAAGGGTCTTCCTTCAAAATTCCTGTTCCTACTGCTTATTTTCTCAGAGTTGAACACTTCAGCCTCCTGAAATGATAAACCTACATTATCAAATAATGATTTTGATAATATAATCTGATCAAACAGCAATCCGGATTTATAATGAAAAGTAGAATAATTTCTTGTGGAAAACAGTTGCTGGAAAGGGTTTTCTAAAACCTTCTCACTAGCATTGTCATAGAGAATTTTTACTAAATTTTCATCATCTGGGTTTTCGTTAAAATCACCACACAAGATTACATGTTCCTTATCATTTATTATATTCAAGATCCGCCCCCGAATCTCGTTCAATATAAAAGCTCTTTTGGGTTTATTAATATCTTTTTCTCGCTTTGAGGGAAGGTGCGCGATAAAGACATTAATAATCTCTCCTTTATATTTCACTTTAGAATACAATACATCTCTTGTTGTGTCGTAGTTTTCTGTGTTTTTATCTATAATTTCAAAGAAGAAAGTAATGGTTTCTGAGTCTATTACTTCTACTTTATTTTTATCATATAACAGGGCAACATCTACATTCCTCTCATCCATAGAATTGTAGTGAATGATGCCATATTCTGAATTAAAGGGTTCCAATTCTACAAGATCTTCCAATACTTTCCTTCCGGATACCTCAGACAGACCTATCATAAATGGTAATACCCCATTTTCCTCCTTCATTAATTGAAATACGTGCGCAATTTTTAAAAGCTTGTTCCTGTATCTTTTCTCGTCCCAGTTTCTTAATCCTGATTTTGTAGGATCCAATTTATGAATTGGTGTGGGATCGGGCAAAAATAAATTTTCAACATTGTAAAAACTGAACAACTCCATTGTCTCGCATTTCTATTCTTTATTTTTATACTTTAATTTCAATATGTAAATTTATTATTTTTTTTCAAATATGGTTAATTTATTTACAATATATTTACATTAATTTAATACTTAAAACAACCATAATTAAATAATAAAAATAACTAATTATAAATATATAATTAAAATTTTTAATCGTTTTTAAGTTTACTTTTATAAAACCAAAGCAAAACAGTATATAAAATTTAAAATATTTAGAATAATAATCTATTTTAAGCAGTATTAAACGATTATATTTAAATCTTACACACTCTTATTGCAATTATTATTCCATTTTTTCAATTAATTATTCTAAAAGTAAAAAAAATGTTTCTGATTAACGAATTTAAGTAACTATTTCGAGAGTAAATCAGGACGTTTTTCTTTTGTAATTCTCATTGCTTCATCGTGACGCCATTCTTCAATTTTAGCAAAATTACCGCTTAATAAAATTTTAGGAACATCTAAACCTTTATAACTTTCAGGTCTTGTGTAGATTGGCGGCGACAGAAGATCATCTTGAAAACTATCTGTCAAAGCACTCTGCTCATCATTCAAAACTCCAGGAACCAAACGGATAATTGAATCCGCAAGAACACATGCAGCCAATTCACCACCCGTAAGAACATAATCTCCTATCGAAATTTCTTTGGTAATATGCAGATCTCTAAGCCTTTGATCGATGCCTTTATAATGTCCGCACAAAAAGATCAAATTATTTTTAATAGAAAGCGTGTTGGCTATTTTTTGATTTAAAGTAACACCATCCGGTGTAAGATAGATTACTTCATCATATTCTCTCTGAGATTTAAGCTCTGAGATACATTTATCCAACGGTTCGATCATCATTACCATTCCTGCTCCGCCTCCGTAAGGCTCGTCATCAATCTGCCTGTGTTTATTAATTGACCAATTTCTCAATTGGTGAAAATGAACTTCTACCAATCCTTTATCTACCGCTCTTTTCAAAATAGAAGTCTGAAAAGGACTTTCCATCAATTCAGGAAGTACGCTTATAATGTCAATTCTCATTGTACTGTTTCGTTTTTCTTATTTGGTAAAATAATCAATCTTAAAGATGAATCTTTATTAAAATAGCTCCACATCCAATTGAAGAACACGGCAAGTTTATTTCTTACACTCAAAATCAACATTAAGTGTAAAAACATCCAAAAATACCACGCAAAAAAGCCCTGGAATTTTATAAATGGTAAATCCACAACTGCTCTGTGTTTCCCGATGGTTGCTAAAGATCCTTTATCTTCATATTCATATTCCTTCCATTCACCGGAATTTTTCTTCAAGAAATTTTTACCTAAATTTTTTGCTTGATTAATTGCTACATTGGCAACCTGTGGATGCCCCTGTGGATATTTTGGAGTTTCCATGTAGGAAATATCTCCGATTGCATATATATTATCGTATCCTTTTATTTTATTAAAACGATCTACGATATATCTGTTTCTGTTTAATTTGTCCTGAGGAAAACCATCTACAACGTTTCCTGTGACTCCAGCTGCCCATATTACATTGTTTGAAGGAATACTTTTTCCGCTTTTCATGTGAACTTTATCGCCATCATAATCAGTCACATATTCTTCACTCATAAAAGTTACTCCCAGATCTTTAAGATATTTTTCTGACTGAACCTGAGCTTCAGGACTCATTACCGCAAGGGGTTTTTCTGTAGAGCTTATCAAAATGATCTTTAGATTATCAAAATTCATATAAGGATAATCTCTTGGAAGAATTTCTTTTTTCATTTCAGCAAAAGCTCCGGCTAGTTCAACACCTGTCGGTCCGCTTCCTACGATAACGATATTCCAGTTTCCGTCGTCGCTTCGGCTTTTCTCAATGATCAGCTTTTCGAAGGTCATCAAAACATGATTTCTGATACCGATTGCTTCCTGAGTATTTTTCATCCCGAAAGCCTTACCTTCAAGATCTTTATTACCGAAAAAGTTCGTTTTACAACCTGTCGCGATGATTAATTTATCGTACGTAAATTCTGCTTCATCAGTGATTACTTTATTATTGACAGCATCAATTTCTCTAACCTCCGTTAAACGAAATTGCGTATTTCTCGATTGCTGAAAAATTTTCCTGAAGGGGAAAGAAATATTGGAAGGTTCTATCCTCCCACACGCTACCTGATAGAAGAGCGGCTGAAACATATGATGATTAACTTTATCCAGAACAATTACCTTTTTGTTCTTGTTATTCAACGTTTTTGCAAGTTGTAGTCCCGCAAAACCTCCTCCTATAATGATGATCTTTTCGCGTGTTTCCATATTATACAAATTTACTGATTTTATTTAGCATTTTAGTCGTTAAAAAGTTAGTTTTGCAAAACTTTATGACACAAAAAAAGTACACCAAAAAAACTGCCAAAAAAATTCATAACAACAGGCGAAAAAATTATTTTTTCCGTCGGAAAATTGTCTTGGCAATTTTAATTGTTGCTTTATTGGGAACCGGATTATATTTAAAACAGTCTGTAAGCTATTATTACGCACTATACTTTAATAAATTCATTCATAAAAAACTTCATAATAACGAAACAGAAACCTTAAGAATTCAAAAAATTCTATCAAATAATCTTGATAAAACGTATGGTTTCGACATTTCTCATTATCAAAACCGGGAAGATATAAAATGGGACAGCCTGAGCATCGGCAATAAAACCATTCCACTGGAATTTGTCGTGATGAGAGCCACAATGGGAAACCGAAATGCCGATAAACATTTTGACGAATTTTGGCAACAGGCAAAAAAACATGAGTTGATCCGTGGAGCTTATCATTTTTACAGAGCTGATGAGGATCCAGTGATTCAGGCGAATAATTTTCTGGCTAATGTAAAACTGGAAAGTGGAGATCTTCCCCCAATTTTAGATATTGAAAAAATTCCGAAACGTAAAACGAATAAAAAGTTAATTGAAGACTTAAAGGTTTGGTGCAAGATTATTGAGGAAACATACGGAGAAAAACCTATTATTTACACTTATTATCATTATTACAAAGACTTTTTAAAAGGTGAATTTGATGACTATCCGCTTTGGCTGGCCAATTACAATGACGTTCCTACTCCATCTCCTGAAGGTGACTGGGATTTCTGGCAGTTTACTGAAAACGGGATCGTTCACGGAATCAATACCAAAGTAGATCTGGATATTTACAATGGAAGCTTATGGTCTTTGAAGAGATTGACGATAGATTAAATTATTTTCCCAGAAATTCTAAAATATCATTATTTAATTCTTCAGGGTTTTCAAAAGGGATAAAATGCGTTCCATTTTTATAGATTTTAAGTTCAGAATTAGGAATCTGCTTCGCGATAAATTCCGTATGTTCTTTTTTAATCACATCATTTTCTCCGGCAATTACTAAAACAGGATTTTGAATTTTGTTTAAAGAATTTTTAGGGATATTCGGTTCTTTCAGCATAATTTTCAACAAACGGATCTCGTTGAATTTCGCAGGATTATTTTCAGCCTGCAAAACCTGAAGCTGAGTTTTCATATTATTCAAAAGTCGCGAATCTACTCCTTCAGGAAATACGTTAGCTCCTATCGTTACAAGTTTTTTTAGATGATCGGGATATTTTAAAGCAAATTCAAGACCTGTATTTCCGCCATCACTCCATCCAACGATATTTATTTTTTTCAAACCTAATTCATCAACCAAAACTTTTACATCATCAGCGAAAATTTTATAGGTAAAATAGGTTTTTGATGTATCTGTACTTTTCCCCTGACCTCTTGTATCCAGTGCTATTACTTTATAATATTTAGAAAGTTCAGGAATCTGCTGATAAAATTCCTGAATACTTCCACTGTTTCCATGAAGCAAAACCAAAGACTCACCTTCGCCATATATTTCATAATACAGATCTGTATTTTTTAGCTTTAATACCTTTCCTGCAGAGGAATTTTTACCGTAAATAGAATTTTCTTTTTCCATATTATATTTGCTTAGATCCGGAATAAGACCTGTAAGATTTTCATCAGAAGCAACAGTTTCGTCTGTTACATTTTTACCGTTTTTATCCACTTTTACATCAATATTTATAGCAGGAGCAGCGATCGACATTTTCTTCCAATCTCCATAAAACTCCCTAATATAACCCGTCCTGAATAATGCAGCACTAATAGTTATCCGCCCCTCAAATCTCTTCAGAAACTGTATTCCTATAAAAAACTTTCCCTGAACCCAAATATTTCTATCATTAACGTCTAAGGTAAAAGCTCCGTCTTTGATCATATCTTCGGTTAATTCTACCGTAATTTCATCATCCAGAATCGTTTTATCCGGAAAACCATTCTTTTCAGAATAAATACTGTAACGCATCAAAACAGGTTCATTGGATTTATAACTTGCAATATTCAGATGAATATTTTTAATCTTTGCTCTTTTATTAGTATTAAATTCTAAAGCTGTTTCACCCAAAAAGTTAGTATTATTCAAATCAGGGTTTACGTTGTACATTACACTTTTTGTTTTTGTATTTACACCCCAATTTTTGTCAACCAATTTCTTAGCCACAATTTTTACTTCCTCAATATTTTTAACTTTCTCATTTAAAAATATTTTTTGAGAATTTTGTTTTGAAAAGTTTTGAACAGACTCCGAATAATTTACATAACCGGGAACCTCTATCCTCACTTTATGATTTACATCACTCCTTGAAAGATCAATTGAAAAATTTCCTTTTTCATCTGAGATCACTCCAGTTTTTTCTTTTTCAACACCGATTTTCACATAAGGAATTGGCTTATTTTCTTCTTTAGAAAAAACAGTTCCGGAAATAACCTGTGCATTAAAGTAAAAAGCTGAAAATAGAAGAAATAAAATGTTGAATTTTTTCATGGTAAAGTTTAATGCAAAAATGTTCATTTCTTTCATTAAAAATTCCCAACAGCGTATTAAATTTAACTTCCGTTTAGTTAAATTTATGGTAAAACATTACAAATAGATTACATCAAATTCTATCGTTATAATATATTCATAATTTCTGCCCAGGAATTCACTCTTTTATACTCCTCGTTTTCTAAAAGCTGATTATGAGGTTGTGTAAATATGAATTTTTCTCCCTGAAAATGATTTAAATTCTTCGGATAATCATCAATCATTATATCTCCTGAAATTATTTTTTTACTACCACAAAGGACAATCTGCTCCCAAGTGATGAATGGAAAATGCTCCGCCAGCCAATCGTATTTTTCTCTCAGACTATTTGGAAACTCCATCCCGGCAGAAACTACATAAAGCTCATATTTCTCATTTAAATATTTTATTGCCTCATAACTTCCTTCCATTAAACGTGCCGTCCTGAAAAAACCAGGCTCATGAACATGTGTTTTGCAATTTGGAAATGCTTCCAACTCAGTAAGACCAATTAAATCTGCTACATTCAGTTCTTTGCCGGAATCTCTTTTTTCAAGGGCAATAAGCTGATGATATAAATCCGACATCACCCCGTCCATATCAACAATAATTCTCTTCTTCATTTTGAATATTTTAAATTAAAAAACGAATTTACAATATATCAAAAAAAATAAAAAATATCATTTTCTGAAAGGTCTTCTTTGAACCCATTCAGCTTTTGGATTTAATGAAGAAAATAGTCTTCCCATGAATTGATTCAAAAGAATATTATTATGTTTTATCAAACCGAAAATTTCAATGGGCTCTGCGCCAATAGTTGACTTTATTTCTAACGCAGTCCTTCCGAAAATAATTCTTTTAAATTTGTTATTAATTGAAGATTCCACCATGTCTAAAAGCATATTCAGATACAATTGCTTTTCCTTTTGAAGCTCTTTATTGTAGCCTAAAAAGTACGTATCAATATCTTCATTATTGAGAATTAAAGTGTAAAATCCGATCAATTTTTGATCTAAAAAATATCCGAAAATTTTAAAATTTTGATTTAAATTTTCCTTCATGCTTTGAAAATGATTTTCAGCAAGAAAAAAAGTATTGAACGGAGCATTTTCTGCTACGTTTTGATAGAGAATATTCATTTCATTTTGATATTTTTTTATATTTTCAAAACTCATCTCTTTTTTGTCTATTCCTTCGAATTTCTTTCTGGCAGAGCGGGCTCTTGTTCTGTATTTTTTGGAAAAATCATTCAAATAATCCTCAAAAGTGCTCCAATTTTCTTTTAATTTCAACATCATATTGGGCTGAACAGAAAATCGAAAATATTCCTGATGGTTTTTATCTTTAAAATATTGAACAAAATTGGACTGATAATCTTTGTAAATAATCAAAGACGTTTTTCTGATCTTTTTCTGCATTGTCTGAACAGCCAGATCCAAAAGTGGAATAACTTGTTCTAAAGTAATTTTGTCAGCATCAAAATAAAATCCGTTCTGGCCTGTCAACATATTGTTTCCCAGGATCATCACATCTTTACTGAATATTCGGGCAAAGAAATTTCTGATATTACCCCAAATTTCATTTTTCTGAAAAGTTGCATGATTCTGAAAATTTAAATATTGAAATAAAGCGCCGCCAATCAAATCATTATCAATGAAAAATCCGACATAATAACATTGCATATTATCAGGTCTCGAAGATTCCAAGACATGGAAATATTCTTTGGAAAGCATAATGTTTTTATTTCCGAGCGCAACATTCCACTGTAAAGGCAGTTCCGAAACACTATTATATATTTTTAAATTATATGGCACCCGTTGTGTATTTTGGAAATAAAATTTTAAATAATTGATAATCCATAGTTTTTATTTTCGTTTTACTTACATAAACGAATGAGCTTTGCTTTTTCTTTAATTATATGATTTATTTTTCAATCCATCTTTGTTTATACTTGCAATAATTAAAAGCAAAATAAAAGCTACTATTAGAATATACTAGATTAACCTGAACATAGATGTTACTTATATTTAAAAACAAACTTTCGACTGCACAGAGAGCTATATAACATAAAAAAGGCCACAAATGTAGCCTTAATTTAGAACGTTAGAATTTTATTTTTGGGTAACCCAGTTAAAACTGTCTGGCGCGTACCAACCACAGACAATTCCGCCCATAATGGTGATCGTTATCGTCCAATATGCAGTATTAATGAAAGTATATTTCCATGATTTCCTTTCAAACATCGCATTAATTGCCGTGAGTGGAAATACAAATA encodes:
- the deoC gene encoding deoxyribose-phosphate aldolase; amino-acid sequence: MMNIAQYLDSTYLKTPAQSGISNEETLQKDKDLAQEAIDNGIFAVMIRPDYVSEIKKYIQERNSDVIVGTVIGFHEGTYSVDEKLAEASKAIQHGADELDFVINYNAYLSGDFELVKEEFVKCTQLCIENQKVAKWIIEIAALTDEQIADLTKKMSNWAEENFSENDLSNIFVKSSTGFYETTGGKPNGATFEGVKIMLDNAGKLLVKAAGGVRTPEDAEKMINMGVKRIGTSSALGLIKNQSSSEGY
- a CDS encoding endonuclease/exonuclease/phosphatase family protein yields the protein MELFSFYNVENLFLPDPTPIHKLDPTKSGLRNWDEKRYRNKLLKIAHVFQLMKEENGVLPFMIGLSEVSGRKVLEDLVELEPFNSEYGIIHYNSMDERNVDVALLYDKNKVEVIDSETITFFFEIIDKNTENYDTTRDVLYSKVKYKGEIINVFIAHLPSKREKDINKPKRAFILNEIRGRILNIINDKEHVILCGDFNENPDDENLVKILYDNASEKVLENPFQQLFSTRNYSTFHYKSGLLFDQIILSKSLFDNVGLSFQEAEVFNSEKISSRNRNFEGRPFRTYAGTRYLGGYSDHFPVFVKFRDL
- the dusB gene encoding tRNA dihydrouridine synthase DusB, whose protein sequence is MIKIGNIELPEFPLLLAPMEDVSDPPYRRLCKMHGADLMYSEFISSEGLIRDAMKSRKKLDIFDYERPVGIQIFGGDEEAMAMSARIVETVNPDLVDINFGCPVKKVVCKGAGAGVLKDIDLMVRLTKAVVSSTHLPVTVKTRLGWDSHTINIDEVAERLQDTGIKALTIHARTRAQMYKGEADWDHISRIKQNPNIEIPIFGNGDIDSPEKALAYKQKYACDGIMIGRAAIGYPWIFNEIKHFFKTGEHLPEPTIFDRLLAVRQHAEWSAEWKGEKLGLIEMRQHYSNYFRGIPHFKDFRRKFLEVYTLEEMDEVIKETQAFYEEYQTQL
- the trmD gene encoding tRNA (guanosine(37)-N1)-methyltransferase TrmD gives rise to the protein MRIDIISVLPELMESPFQTSILKRAVDKGLVEVHFHQLRNWSINKHRQIDDEPYGGGAGMVMMIEPLDKCISELKSQREYDEVIYLTPDGVTLNQKIANTLSIKNNLIFLCGHYKGIDQRLRDLHITKEISIGDYVLTGGELAACVLADSIIRLVPGVLNDEQSALTDSFQDDLLSPPIYTRPESYKGLDVPKILLSGNFAKIEEWRHDEAMRITKEKRPDLLSK
- a CDS encoding Lrp/AsnC family transcriptional regulator produces the protein MKNSTNANYHLDSIDKEIIYMLMDNAKTSLAHISKNVGISTTAVHQRIKKLEHAGVIENSISFLNPKKIGYKVISYIGVFLDQPSHYPEVVKALKEINEVVEAHYTTGNYTIFLKVLCKDNDHLMMILSKLQKLKGVTRTETFISLEQGIYRQLKV
- a CDS encoding T9SS type A sorting domain-containing protein; protein product: MKKILFFIAVSAAAVNLNAQVSLAATSGTTTGTYTTLKDAFDAINAGTHQGAINISITANTTETAVAVLNASGGTTNYTSVAIKPATGATPTISGNLASSTLVRILGSNITLDGSNTPAGTTRDLTFTNTATTAPQVINFIATSAAAANTNIVVKNLNIVNGINTSSAFIMYDGNTTPTGGYFNNVTLQNNSVKKSYIGMYLFTAIAAGNGANTLVTGNDFTATGADANRLVGIYLQGLDGATVTNNTIGNFETANAEIKRGVWFATGTVNSSITSNTITNLGYTGTGAGGATGITVTSGNTGASAAANVIIRSNNINNFTSSGTGTIFTGIYVAGTATNGVIIDKNKVSTIKNTNINGYGSQGIYVASTNPAANTLISNNIVNGVSGYGYAAGGGVNDNGNGIVVGTGGGYKIYYNTVVMDASQTVAGRPSAFNALSTVTTAGAIDLRNNIFVNSQTQAGDRYVLYSGAANTVFSNINYNDYYSSGANLGFIGSARAALSDIQTGFGGNVNSLNILPAFVSATDFHLASAGNSTLDNKATPVAEVTVDADGNARSATTPDLGGYEFTTTVLAVQDVAKKKLNYYPNPVVDFISINDVNKIKNVEVYNTIGQRVIVENVNSDKALIDMRKVPAGTYILKVNSEKESQSIKVIKR